The following is a genomic window from Pseudomonas purpurea.
TGTCGACCTGTTCGATGCGACCCTTGTTGAACACCGCCACGCGGTCGGACATCGACAGCGCTTCGGTCTGGTCGTGGGTGACGAAGATGAACGTGATGCCGAGCTGGCGCTGGAGCTTCTTAAGCTCGCTTTGCATCTGTTCGCGCAGCTTCAAGTCGAGTGCGCCCAAGGGTTCATCGAGCAGCAACACCCGTGGACGATTGACCAACGCGCGAGCCAGGGCCACGCGCTGGCGCTGGCCGCCGGACAGTTGCACGGGTTTACGCTCGCCGTAACCGCCGAGGGCGACCATGTCGAGGGCATCGATGGCGCGCTTGAGGCGCTCGGTTTTGCCGACACCCTTGACCTTCAAACCGTAAGCGACGTTGTCACGCACGTTCATGTGCGGGAACAACGCGTAATCCTGGAACACGGTGTTCACGTCGCGCTGGTAGGGCGGTAAACCGGCCGCTTCGGCACCGTGAATGCGGATCGAACCGGCGCTCGGCTGTTCGAAACCGGCGATCAGCCGCAGGCAGGTGGTTTTGCCCGAGCCGGAAGGGCCGAGCATGGAAAAGAACTCGCCGTCCTGAATGTCGATGGAAACCCGGTCTACGGCTTTCACTTCGCCGAACTGACGGGAAACGTTGGTGAACTGGACTGCAAGCGTCATGGTGCGGTGCTCCAAAAAGGCGAGGGTCGTCGCAGCGGCCCGGCCTGGACTTCTGAAAAAGCTGAATCGTGATCGATGGGCTAGTGAGCTTTTGTGGCTGAGATGCTCACTGTGGCGAGGGGGCTTGCCCCCGTTGGGCTGCGTAGCAGCCCTGAAACGGAGAACGCGGTTTACCGGGTAAACCGCGGTGGCTGACTCTGGGGCGGCTTCGCCACCCAACGGGGGCAAGCCCCCTCGCCACAAAAGCCCATCACCACAGGGGACCGGTGTGTTATCTACCGCCCATGATCGCGATGTAATCCTGGGTCCAGCGGCTGTACGGCACGAATTTGCCGCCCTCGGCCTGCGGGGTTTTCCAGAAGGCGATCTTGTCGAACTGGTCGAACCCGTTGGTCTTGCAGCCTTCGGCGCCCAGCAGTTCGCTGCCCTTACAGGCTGCCGGCACCGCTGGCAGCGAGCCGAACCAGGCCGCTACGTCGCCCTGGACTTTGGGTTGCAGCGACCAGTCCATCCACTTGTAGGCGCAGTTCGGGTGCTTGGCCTCGGCGTGCAGCATGGTGGTGTCGGCCCAACCCGTGACGCCTTCTTTCGGGATGGTCGAGGCCACGGGCTGCTTGTCGGCTTGCAGGCCGTTGACCATGTAGCCCCAGGTACTGGAGGCCGCGACGCCTTCGTTCTTGAAGTCGCTCATTTGCACGGTTGCGTCATGCCAGTAGCGGTGGATCAACGGTTGCTGGGCGCGCAACAGGTCGAGCACGGCCTTGTACTGGGTTTCGGTCAGTTCGTAGGGGTTCTGGATGCCCAGTTCCGGCTTGATCGACTTGAGGTACAGCGCCGCGTCGGCGATGTAGATCGGGCCGTCATAGGCCTGCACGCGACCCTTGTTGGCTTTGCCGTCCGGCAGGTTTTGCGGGTCGAACACCACGCTCCAACTGGTGGGCGCAGTTTTGAACACGTTGGTGTTGTACATCAGCACGTTCGGGCCCCACTGATAAGGCGTGCCATACACCTGCTTGTTGACCACGTACCACGGCCCGTCCTTGAGGCGCGGGTCGATGTTTTTCCAATTCGGGATCAGTGACGTATTGATCGGCTGCACACGCTTGCCGACGATCAACCGCAGCGAGGCGTCGCCGGACGCGGTGACCAGGTCGTAACCGCCCTTGGCCATCAGGCTGACCATCTCGTCCGAGGTGGCGGCCGTTTTGACGCTGACCTTGCAGCCGGTTTCTTTCTCGAAACCGGTCACCCAGTCGTAACTCTTGTCGCTCTCGCCACGTTCGATGTAGCCCGGCCACGCCACGATATCCAGCTGACCTTCGCCGGCACCCACGGTTTTGAGCGGTTCGGCGGCCTGAATGCTGGCGCTGGCCAGCAACGCGGTGGTGATTGCACTGAGCAGTGCGGTCTTGTGCACGAACATGGGGTTTCCCTCTTCTTTAATTATGGTCGGGGCAGTTTTGAACGTGATGACGCAGGCCTTTTAGGCTTTTTATTAGCTTAGTTCCGTTATTTCAGGTCATTGCCGTGGCGCGCCATGATGTGTCGCACCACGCTGTAGTCCTGGAGCGAATCACTGGATAAGTCTTTGCCATATCCCGAGCGCTTCAAACCGCCGTGGGGCATTTCGCTGACCAGCATGAAATGGCTGTTGATCCAGGTGCAGCCGTATTGCAACCGCGCCGCGACCTGCATGGCCTTGTCCAGGTTCTGGGTCCAGACCGAGGAGGCCAGGCCGTATTCCGAGTCGTTGGCCCAGTCCACCGCGTGTTCCAGTTCATCGAAACGGGTCACGGTGACCACTGGTCCGAACACTTCGCGCTGGACGATTTCATCGCCCTGCTTGCAACCGGCCAACAGGGTCGGTTGGTAATAAAAACCGGCACCGGAATGCACGGCGGCGCCGGTCACCCGTTCGATGTGCGGCTGGCCGAGGGCGCGCTCGACAAAACTGGCTACGCGGTCGCGTTGGCGGGAGCTGATCAGCGGACCAATCTCATTGTCGGCGTCGCGCTTACCGGCAAAACGCAGGCTGCTGACCGCCGCACCGAGGTCCGCGACCAATTTGTCGTGAATGCCAGCCTGGGCATAGATGCGGCATGCGGCGGTGCAATCTTGCCCGGCGTTGTAGTAGCCGTAACTGCGTACGCCTTCGACCACCGCTTGAAGATCGGCGTCATTGCAGACAATCACCGGGGCTTTGCCACCCAGTTCCAGGTGTGTGCGTTTGAGGGTCTTGGCGGCGGCCTGGAGGATTTTCTGCCCGGTGACGATGTCGCCGGTCAGCGAGACCATGCGCACTTTCGGGTGGCTGACCAAATGGCTGCCGACGCCTTCACCGCCGCCGCAAATGATGTTGATCACCCCGCGCGGCAGAATCTCGGCCAGCGCCGGTGCCAGGGCAAGGATAGACAGTGGCGTGTGCTCGGAGGGCTTGAACACCAGCGTGTTGCCGGCGGCGAGGGCCGGGGCGATTTTCCACGCGGCCATCATGATCGGGTAGTTCCACGGTGCAATCGAGGCGACCACGCCAATCGGGTCGCGGCGGACCATGCTGGTGTAGCCCGGCAGGTATTCGCCGCTGAGCTGGCCGGTCTGGCAGCGCACGGCGCCGGCAAAGAACCGGAACACATCGACGGTGGCGCTCAAGTCATCCTGGCGGGCGAGGTGCAAGGGCTTGCCACAGTTCAGCGATTCGAGGCGGGCAAGGAGGTCGGCGTGTTTCTCCACGGCATTGGCGATGGCCAGCAGGATGTTCGAGCGTTGCTGCGGCGTGGTGCGCGACCAACCGGCAAACGCACGGTGGGCGGCGAGAATGGCGGCCTCGACCTGCTCGGTGCTGGCCTCGGCAATGTGGGTCAGCACTTCCCCGGTGGCGGGGTTGAGGATCGGCTCGACAAAGCCCTGGCCTGCAACCAATTCACCATCGATCAGTAATGCGGTGAACAACGGAGTCTGCGCGCCAGTCATTTTTCGAGGTCTCTTTTCTTGTATGGCCATGGTGCTCCCGGTGACTGGGGGCCCGACCTTGTCTTATTGAGATAGAGATTAGAGGTCGGGGTTGAGGACGACAAATACCAAATACTGAAAGCGGCGTTCGATTAAATAGATGGCTTGCGTCCGGCGTGGGGTTGTTCGCGGGCGACCGTCAGAAACGGGTCGACCAGCGCCGGGCGGGCGGTGCCGCGGCGCCATGCAAGGCCGACATCGAGGGTCTGGCTCAGGTCGGCCAGGGGCCGTGCTTCAATGATGTCGCCTTCCAGTGACCACGGGCGGTAAGTCATGTCCGGCTGGATCGACACCCCCAGTCCGGCGGCCACCAGGCTGCGCACCGCTTCGGTGGAGGCGGTGCGCAAGGTGATGCGCGGTTGCAGGGAGGCAGCGGACCACATGCGTTGGGCGTTGCGGTCCATTTCATCGACATTCAGTTGAATCAACGGCTCGCGGGCGACATCGGCGAGGTTGATGCTGTCGTGCTCCAGCAGTGGATGCTGGGCCGGCAGCCACAGGCGATGGGGCGAGTGGGTGAGAACCTCGGTCTGTAAGGCGTGGCGGTCTTCAAGGTTGGAAAGAATCAGCACCCCCACATCGATTTCGCCGCTGACCAACAAGTGTTCGATGTACGGGCGTTCGTCTTCCATCACGCGGATGTCGACGTTGGGGTAGGCGCGCTGGAAGCGGGTGAGCAAATCCGCCAGGTAATAACCGGCCACCAGGCTGGTCACACCGACGATCAGTTGGCCGGCGACCTGATCGGTGCTCTGTTGCAGGCTGCGTTTGGCATTGTCGACGGTGGCCAGAATCAGGTGTGCCTGACGCAGGAACTGGTGGCCCTGATGGGTCAGGGTCATGCCCTTGGCGTGGCGGTTGAACAGGTTGACGCCGATTTCCTGCTCAAGTTGCTGGATCGCCAGGGTCAACGTGGACTGAGAAATGAACACCGCTTGGGCGGCGGCCGAAATCGAGCCGGTTTCGGCCACGGCAATGAAATGCCGGATCTGACGCAAGGTCATCATGGTGGAGATACCCGGTGGGCTGTTTTTATAGATTTTCCCGAGTGTATATCGTTTTTCTCGATGGCAAAGCCTGAGCACTGAGTTTGAGAAACGGGCGCGACAGGTTTCGTGCTGATTACCTGGAATCCTGGGTCGCACTGAATACCTGTGGCGAGGGAGCTTGCTCCCGCTGGAGCGCGAAGCGCTCCCAAAACAGGCAGTGACAATGTTTCTATAGGACCTCATTCGCCGGTTTTGGGGCTGCTACGCAGCCCAGCGGGAGCAAGCTCCCTCGCCACATTGGTTGTGCAGTTTCTGAGTTGTTTATTCCTTCCCCAAAGCCTCGGTCCGAGGCTACGTCGCCTTGCGTCGCTGCCTACACCTACGCCAGAATCCGCTGGCTTGTGCGTCTTGGGCCTGGCTCATATTGTTTCCGTGTCGCTGCCCATTCAGCGACCGGGTTTCGCAGCCTGGGTAATCTCTAGACGCACAACGTCCCCGTTCGTGAGCAGGTGCTCTCTATGCCTGTCAGTTCATGTTATGGCGGTTGTGCGTGGGAGACCTTCGGGTCTGCCGGTTCTAGAGTCCCGGTCTGCGAACCCGCGTACAGCTGCCACCTCCCTTTGCTTCGCAGCGAATCGTGGCAGCTCCATGACTCTAGGAGCATCACCATGTTCAAAGCCACCCCCAATCCTCCCGAAACCGATCCCGTTTCCCCCTACGCCTCCCTAGATTCAAAAGAACTCCACGCCGCTGCGCACCGTGCACTCGATCACTACCTGGTACTGCCCGAAACCAAGGCATTGTTAGCCGACCGCCGTCCCGGCTGCATTTTCGTCATTGCTCCCGACGTCGACTCTGAAACCCTGCTGGCCCATGCCTGCGAGACCCTCGCCTCGGTCAATGTCATGGCCAGCGACCTGGCATTTGAGCTCGAAGGTCCCAAGCGCAACACCGCACTGGCGATTCAGCAGATGATTTCGTTGGCCGAATTGGCGGTGAATCGTGCGCTGGATCACTTCGATCAGCCAGAGACTTAAGCACCATAGTGTGGCGAGGGAGCTTGCTCCCGCTGGAGCGCGAAGCGCTCCCAAAACAGGCAGTGATAATGTTTCTGAAGGATCTCATTCGCCGGTTTTGGGGCTGCTGCGCAGCCCAGCGGGAGCAAGCTCCCTCGCCACAAATGGTTTCAGCCACCGAGCGATGTATTCCTCAATGGCCAATCCACCACCTGTTTCTACACAAATAGCACTGGCAGCACCTGGCTCGTCTGACGGAAAGTAGCCCTCCCAGAGTGCAGACACGCTTTTCGCTCAGGATGAGACGCCGTGCATGACGGCTTATAAAACGCTGCGATCCCTCGGCTATACTCCCCTCTATTTGAATGGCCTCGAGGAATGACTGTGAAGAACTGGACGTTACGCCAACGCATTTTGGCGAGCTTTGCGGTGATTATCGCGATCATGCTGTTGATGGTCGTGGTGTCGTTTTCTCGGCTGTTGAAGATCGAGTCCAGTGAAGAAAAGGTCCGCACCGACGCGGTTCCCGGGGTGTATTTCAGCTCGATGATCCGCAGCGCCTGGGTCGACAGTTTTGTCATGACCCAGCAGATCGTCGGCCTTTCAGGGCATCGCGAGATGACCAGCGCCGATCTGGAGTTGTACAAGAGTTTTGAAGAGCGTTTGAGCCAGGAAATTGCCAACTATCAAGGGACCATTTTCGACCCGGAGGATAAAGCCTCCTTCGACGAGTTCGAGGTGCGTCACCTGGCCTTCAATAGTGAACTGAAGAACGTCATCGATCTCTATCAGCGCAAAGAGTATGAGCAAGCGCGTGTGGCGCTGGAACAAAAGCTCACGCCGGCCTGGGTCAGTGGTCGCAAGCAGTTGAACGGCGTGATCGAGCGTAACCGCGCTCAGGCAGAGAACTCCACGTTGGCCATTGGCGATGCGGTCACCGCGGCCAAGATCAGCATGGGCGTCTCGCTGCTGGTTGCGATCATCGTCGCCAGCCTTTGTGGCCTGTTGCTGATGCGCGCCATCATGGCGCCGATGAATCGCATTGTGCAGATCCTCGAAATCATGCGCACGGGCGACCTCAGCGGCCGTCTGAACCTTGAGCGCAAGGACGAGTTCGGAGCGGTGGAAACCGGCTTCAACGACATGATGACCGAGCTGACGTCGCTGGTGTCCCAGGCCCAGCGCTCATCGGTGCAGGTCACCACGTCGGTGACCGAAATCGCCGCCACGTCCAAGCAGCAGCAGGCGACCGCCACCGAAACTGCCGCCACCACCACCGAAATCGGCGCGACCTCGCGGGAAATTGCCGCGACGTCCCGCGATCTGGTGCGCACCATGACCGAAGTTTCCACCGCCGCCGACCAGGCCTCGGTACTGGCCGGTTCCGGTCAGCAGGGGCTGGCCCGCATGGAAGACACCATGCACTCGGTGATGGGCGCGGCCGATCTGGTCAACGCCAAACTGGCGATCCTTAACGAGAAGGCCGGCAACATCAACCAGGTAGTGGTGACCATCGTCAAGGTGGCCGACCAGACCAACCTGCTGTCGCTGAACGCCGCCATCGAGGCCGAGAAGGCCGGTGAATACGGTCGCGGTTTTGCCGTGGTCGCCACCGAAGTGCGGCGTCTGGCGGACCAGACTGCCGTGGCCACGTACGACATCGAACAGATGGTGCGCGAGATCCAGTCGGCGGTGTCGGCCGGGGTCATGGGCATGGACAAATTCTCTGAAGAAGTGCGCCGTGGCATGTCCGAAGTGCAGCAGGTCGGCGAGCAGCTGTCGCAGATCATTCACCAGGTTCAGGCGCTGGCGCCGCGGGTGTTGATGGTCAACGAAGGCATGCAGGCCCAGGCCACCGGTGCCGAGCAGATCAACCACGCGCTGGTGCAGTTGGGCGATGCCAGCAGCCAGACCGTCGAGTCCCTGCGCCAGGCCAGTTTTGCTATCGACGAACTGAGCCAGGTGGCCGTGGGGCTGCGTAGCGGCGTCTCGCGCTTCAAAGTCTGATGAGCGAACTGTCGGCCAAGCGCGGCTCGAAACAGGCACTGTTCCTGGTGTTCCGTATCGGCGAAGAACGGTATGCGCTGCAAGCCACCGAGGTGATCGAAGTGCTGCCGCGCCTGCCATTGAAACCCATCCCCAGGGCACCGGCCTGGGTGGCGGGGGTGTTTGCCTATCGTGGCGCGGTGGTGCCCGTGATCGACCTCAGTGCGCTGACCTTCGGGCAACCGGCGCAGGCGCGTACCAGCACCCGGCTGGTGCTGGTGCATTACCGACCGGATGACGCCCTGACTGCACAGCAACTGGGGCTGATTCTTGAGCAGGCGACCGATACCTTGCGCTGCGCCCCGGAAGATTTTCAGCCTTATGGCCTGGACAACCGTCAGGCACCGTACCTGGGGCCGGTGCGCGAAGACGCGCAGGGGTTGCTGCAATGGGTACGAGTGGCGGACTTGCTCGACGCCCAGGTTCGAGCGTTGTTGTTCCCGTCGCCGCCTCTGGACCTGACAGCGCTGGAGGCGCAGCCATGAGCAGCGATCAGCGGTTTTTCGATTTTCTCAAGGAACGCATCGGCCTGGACGTGGCGTCCGTAGGCCCGGCGATCATCGAGCGGGCGGTCCGCCAGCGCAGCACCACCCACCGTGCAATGAGCGCCGATGAGTATTGGCACCTCCTGCAAGGGTCGGGCGACGAACAACAGGCGTTGATCGAAGCGGTGATCGTCCCGGAAACCTGGTTTTTCCGTTACCCGGAATCGTTCGCCACCCTGGCGAAACTGGCGAGCAAGCGCCTGGCTGAAATCAAGGGCATGCGCGCCCTGCGAATCCTCAGCCTGCCTTGTTCCACCGGCGAAGAGCCGTACTCCATCGCCATGGCCTTGTTCGATGCAGGGCTCGCACCGCATCAGTTCAAGGTCGACGGGCTGGATGTCAGCCCGCTGTCGGTGGAGCGCGCCAAGCGTGCGCTGTACGGCAAGAACTCCTTTCGCGGGCAAGTCACGGACTTTCGCGAGCGTCACTTCAGCGTCGAAGAAGACGGCGATCGTCTCAGCGAAAGGGTGCGCGAGCAGGTGCGTTTGCAGGTCGGCAATCTGCTGGACCCAACGCTTCTGGCCAACGAGCCGGCCTATGATTTTGTGTTCTGCCGCAACCTGCTGATCTATTTCGATCAGCCGACTCAGCAGCAAGTCTTCGAAGTGCTCAAGCGCCTGACCCATGTCGACGGTGTGCTGTTTATCGGCCCGGCCGAGGGCAGTTTGCTGGGCCGCTTGGGCATGCGCTCGATCGGTATCCCCCAGTCGTTCGCGTTCAGCCGCCATAGCGAGCCTGAGCCCGAACCGCTGCCGGGTTTCGTGGCGCCGCCCCTGCCGGTACGCCAACCGGTGCGCAGCGTGACGCCGCCCGTGCGCAACCGGCCCTTTTCCACACTCGCTCCCGTGCCCGCGCTGAACCGTGCGCCAGCACCTGCCAGCGATGCGGCGACCCTGCTCGCGAGCATTGCCGCGTTGGCCAACGAAGGTAAAAGCGCCGACGCGCGCGCCGCGTGTGAGCAGTACCTGCGTAGCCACGAGCCGGTGGCCCAGGTGTTTTATTGGTTGGGCCTGCTCAGCGATGTCGCGGGCAGTGCACTCGAGGCTCAAGGTTTTTATCGCAAGGCCCTGTATCTGGAACCCCAGCACCCGGAAGCCCTGATGCACCTGGCGGCGTTGCTGGCGTCCCAGGGTGATGCCGCGGGGGCCCGTCGCTTGCAAGAACGCGCCGCCCGCAGTGAACGCACCGCTGACAGTGAGCGCAAACGATGATCGGTTCTGTTTCGTTGAACGTCACCCATGACGATGCCCAGGCCATCGACGACTGCTGGAACCGTATCGGCATCCACGGTGATCAGTCGTGCCCGCTGCTGACCGAACACATTCATTGCCGCAACTGCGCGGTGTATTCCGCCGCTGCCACGCGTTTGCTCGACCGCTATGCCTTGCAGCAGGACGACCGCGTCCAGGTGTCGGCCGCTGTCGAAGCCGATGTGGCGACCCGCTCACTGCTGATGTTTCGCCTGGGCGAGGAATGGTTGGGGCTGGCCACGCGCACCCTGGTGGAAGTGGCGCCGTTGCAACCGATCCACTCCTTGCCGCATCAGCGCTCGCGGGCGTTGCTGGGCGTCGCGAACGTGCGGGGTGCGCTGGTAGCGTGCCTGTCGCTGGTCGAACTGCTTGGGCTTGAGGCGACCGACAGCGTTGCCACGGGCCTGCGAGTGATGCCACGCATGCTGATTATTGCCGCCCACGGTGGCCCGGTGGTGGTGCCGGTGGATGAGGTCGACGGGATTCATGCCATTGACGAGCGCATCCTCGACGCGGCGTCCCGCTCCGGCACCCAGGCCAGTGCCAAATACACCCGTGGCGTGTTGCCGTTCAAGGGGCGCAGCCTGCGCTGGCTGGATGAAGAGCAATTGCTGTCCGCCGTGACTCGGAGCCTGACATGACCCCCGATCAAATGCGCGACGCATCGTTGCTGGAACTGTTCAGCCTGGAGGCCGAGGCCCAGACCCAGGTGCTGAGCGCAGGCCTGCTGGCGCTGGAGCGCGACCCGACTCAGGCCGATCACCTTGAGGCCTGCATGCGCGCCGCGCATTCGCTCAAGGGCGCCGCGCGGATTGTCGGCGTAGACGCCGGGGTCAGCGTCGCTCATGTGATGGAAGATTGCCTGGTCAGTGCCCAGGAAGGTCGCCTGCGCCTGCAAGCCGAACACATCGATGCCTTGCTGCAAGGCACCGATTTGCTGATGCGTATCGCGACCCCCGGCACCGAGGTCGGCGCGGCTGCAATCGAGGCCTACGTGGCGTTGATGGCGCAGTTGCTCGATCCATCGGCCGTGGTGGCTGCGGCGTCGATCATCGAGACGTTTGCCCCGGTGATGGCCGAGTTGCAGCTCACGGCCCCCGAGATTGAGCACGACACCCTGGCTGCGATACCGGAACCCGCCAGCGTTATTGAAGCAGCGGGCAAGGCCAGGCGGGTCACCGAGGGGGGCGAGCGGGTGTTGCGGGTGACCGCCGAACGCTTGAACAGCCTGCTCGACTTGTCGAGCAAGTCGCTGGTCGAAACCCAGCGACTCAAACCTTACCTCGCGACCCTGCAACGCCTCAAACGCATGCAGAGCAACAGCCTGCGGGCCCTGGAAAACCTTAACGTGCACCTCAAGGAGCACGCGTTGAGCCTTGAGGCCCAGGAATCCCTGAACGATGCCCGGCGCTTGCTGGCCGAGTCCCAGCAGGTGCTGGCGGAGAAAACCGCCGAGCTCGACGAGTTTGGCTGGCACGCCAGTCAACGCGCACAGGTGCTGTACGACACCGCGCTGGCCTGTCGCATGCGGCCCTTTGCCGATGTGCTGGCCGGGCAGGTGCGCATGGTCCGCGACCTGGGTCGCAGCCTGGGTAAACAGGTGCGGCTGGAGGTCGAAGGCGAAAAGACTCAGGTCGATCGCGACGTGCTGGAAAAGCTCGAAGCACCGCTGACTCACTTGCTGCGCAACGCGGTCGACCACGGCATCGAAATGCCCGAGCAGCGCCTGCTGGCCGGCAAACCCGCCGAAGGCCTGATCCGCCTGCGAGCCTCGCACCAGGCCGGGTTGCTGGTGCTGGAACTCAGCGACGACGGCAACGGCGTTGACCTGGAACAGGTGCGTCGCAGCATCGTCGAGCGTCAGTTGTCGCCCGCCGAGACGGCGGCGCAACTGAGCGAAGAAGAGCTGCTGACCTTTCTGTTCCTGCCCGGGTTCAGCCTGCGCGACAAGGTCACTGAGGTGTCCGGGCGCGGTGTCGGCCTGGATGCAGTCCAGCACATGGTCCGCCAGTTGCGCGGGGCGGTGGTGCTGGAGCAGGTGGCGGGCAAGGGCAGTCACTTTCATCTCGAAGTGCCGTTGACGCTGTCGGTGGTGCGCAGCCTGGTGGTCGAGGTCGGCGAGGAGGCTTACGCGTTTCCGCTGGCCCACATCGAACGGATGTGCGACCTGGAGCCTGACGACATCGTTCAGGTCGAGGGCCGTCAGCATTTCTGGCACGAGGGCCGGCATGTCGGCCTGGTGGCCGCCAGTCAATTGTTGCAGCGCCCAGCGAGCCAGACCCCGCAGGCGACCCTCAAAGTGGTGGTCATTCGCGAGCGCGATGCGGTGTATGGCGTGGCGGTGGAGCGGTTTGTCGGCGAGCGCACGCTGGTGGTGCTGCCGCTGGATGAGCGCCTGGGCAAGGTGCAGGACATTTCCGCCGGGGCCTTGCTCGATGATGGCTCCGTGGTACTGATCGTCGATGTCGAAGACATGCTGCGTTCGGTAGACAAACTGCTCAATACCGGGCGTCTGGAGCGCATTTCCCGCCAGAGCCAGCAGGCCGCGCACGTAGCCCGCAAGCGGATTCTGGTGGTCGACGACTCGCTGACGGTGCGCGAATTGCAGCGCAAGCTGTTGCTCAATCGCGGCTATGACGTGGCGGTGGCCGTGGACGGCATGGATGGCTGGAACGCCCTGCGTGCCGAGGATTTCGACCTGCTGATCACCGACATCGACATGCCGCGCATGGACGGCATCGAATTGGTGACGTTGCTGCGTCGCGACAACCGTTTGCAATCGCTGCCGGTGATGGTGGTGTCCTACAAGGACCGCGAAGAAGATCGCCGCCGTGGACTGGACGCCGGAGCCGACTATTATCTAGCCAAAGCCAGTTTTCATGACGACGCCCTGCTTGATGCAGTGGTTGAGCTCATAGGAGGAGCGCGGGCATGAAGATCGCTATCGTCAACGACATGCCCATGGCCGTCGAGGCCTTGCGCCGGGCACTGGCATTTGAGCCGGCGCATCAGGTGGTGTGGGTGGCGAGCAATGGCCTTGAAGCGGTGCAGCGTTGCACCGAGCTGACCCCGGACCTGATTCTGATGGACCTGATCATGCCCGTGATGGACGGCGTGGAGGCGACCCGGCGGATCATGGCCGACACCCCGTGTGCCATCGTCATCGTGACCGTTGACCGTGAGCAGAACGTCCACCGGGTGTTCGAGGCCATGGGCCACGGCGCGCTCGATGTGGTCGACACTCCGGCACTTGGCGCGGGGGACCCGAAGGACGCGGCGGCGCCGCTGCTGCGCAAGATCCTTAATATTGGCTGGCTGATCGGTGAGCACGGTAATCGCGTGCGTTCGGCGCCCGTGACCCTGCGCAGCATGGGCCAGCGGCGCAGCCTGGTGGCCATCGGTTCGTCTGCGGGTGGTCCGGCGGCCCTTGAGGTTTTGCTCAAAGGCTTGCCGCGCGATTTCTCGGCGGCGATTGTGCTGGTCCAGCACGTCGACCAGGTGTTTGCCGCCGGCATGGCCGAATGGCTCAGCAGTTCCTGCGGCCTCAAGGTACGCCTGGCCCGGGAGGGCGAGCCGCCGCAAAGCGGTACGGTGTTGCTTGCGGGCACCAATCACCATATACGTCTGTTGAAGAATGGCACGCTGGCGTACACCGCCGAGCCGGTCAACGAGATCTATCGGCCCTCGATCGATGTGTTTTTCGAAAGTGTGGCCAGTTACTGGAATGGCGATGCGGTCGGCGTACTGCTGACGGGCATGGGCCGCGATGGCGCACAGGGATTGAAACTGATGCGTCAGCAAGGGTATTTGACCATTGCGCAAGATCAGCACAGCAGTGCGGTGTACGGCATGCCGAAAGCCGCTGCGGCCATCGATGCCGCAGTGGAAATTCGCCCACTGGACAAGATTGCGCCACGATTGCTGGAGATATTCGCCAAATGACGCTCATCATCCGCTGTCCTGGCTCAGGTAGAAATTCAGGTGATCGCACATGAATGATTTACAGCTCGACGATTTCAAAACCGATGAAAATGCCGCGATGGTGCTGCTGGTCGATGACCAGGCAATGATCGGTGAGGCGGTTCGCCGCGGGTTGTCGAACGAGGAAAACATCGACTTCCATTTCTGTGCCGACCCGCATCAGGCGGTTGCCCAGGCTGTCCGCATCAAGCCGACGGTGATCCTCCAGGACTTGGTCATGCCGGGGCTGGACGGCCTGACGTTGGTGCGCGAGTACCGCAATCACCCGG
Proteins encoded in this region:
- a CDS encoding methyl-accepting chemotaxis protein, which translates into the protein MKNWTLRQRILASFAVIIAIMLLMVVVSFSRLLKIESSEEKVRTDAVPGVYFSSMIRSAWVDSFVMTQQIVGLSGHREMTSADLELYKSFEERLSQEIANYQGTIFDPEDKASFDEFEVRHLAFNSELKNVIDLYQRKEYEQARVALEQKLTPAWVSGRKQLNGVIERNRAQAENSTLAIGDAVTAAKISMGVSLLVAIIVASLCGLLLMRAIMAPMNRIVQILEIMRTGDLSGRLNLERKDEFGAVETGFNDMMTELTSLVSQAQRSSVQVTTSVTEIAATSKQQQATATETAATTTEIGATSREIAATSRDLVRTMTEVSTAADQASVLAGSGQQGLARMEDTMHSVMGAADLVNAKLAILNEKAGNINQVVVTIVKVADQTNLLSLNAAIEAEKAGEYGRGFAVVATEVRRLADQTAVATYDIEQMVREIQSAVSAGVMGMDKFSEEVRRGMSEVQQVGEQLSQIIHQVQALAPRVLMVNEGMQAQATGAEQINHALVQLGDASSQTVESLRQASFAIDELSQVAVGLRSGVSRFKV
- a CDS encoding chemotaxis protein CheW gives rise to the protein MSELSAKRGSKQALFLVFRIGEERYALQATEVIEVLPRLPLKPIPRAPAWVAGVFAYRGAVVPVIDLSALTFGQPAQARTSTRLVLVHYRPDDALTAQQLGLILEQATDTLRCAPEDFQPYGLDNRQAPYLGPVREDAQGLLQWVRVADLLDAQVRALLFPSPPLDLTALEAQP
- a CDS encoding CheR family methyltransferase codes for the protein MSSDQRFFDFLKERIGLDVASVGPAIIERAVRQRSTTHRAMSADEYWHLLQGSGDEQQALIEAVIVPETWFFRYPESFATLAKLASKRLAEIKGMRALRILSLPCSTGEEPYSIAMALFDAGLAPHQFKVDGLDVSPLSVERAKRALYGKNSFRGQVTDFRERHFSVEEDGDRLSERVREQVRLQVGNLLDPTLLANEPAYDFVFCRNLLIYFDQPTQQQVFEVLKRLTHVDGVLFIGPAEGSLLGRLGMRSIGIPQSFAFSRHSEPEPEPLPGFVAPPLPVRQPVRSVTPPVRNRPFSTLAPVPALNRAPAPASDAATLLASIAALANEGKSADARAACEQYLRSHEPVAQVFYWLGLLSDVAGSALEAQGFYRKALYLEPQHPEALMHLAALLASQGDAAGARRLQERAARSERTADSERKR
- a CDS encoding chemotaxis protein CheW — translated: MIGSVSLNVTHDDAQAIDDCWNRIGIHGDQSCPLLTEHIHCRNCAVYSAAATRLLDRYALQQDDRVQVSAAVEADVATRSLLMFRLGEEWLGLATRTLVEVAPLQPIHSLPHQRSRALLGVANVRGALVACLSLVELLGLEATDSVATGLRVMPRMLIIAAHGGPVVVPVDEVDGIHAIDERILDAASRSGTQASAKYTRGVLPFKGRSLRWLDEEQLLSAVTRSLT